A single Natrinema pellirubrum DSM 15624 DNA region contains:
- a CDS encoding CinA family protein, with amino-acid sequence MNDDIDRELPMAVGDALRDREELLAVAESCTGGLIGAAITAVPGASDYFDSGLTTYAYDAKRRHLGVSRESLDDHGAVSEPVAREMAQGIRDVTDVTWGVATTGVAGPTGGTEANPVGTVYIGVAHAAPWDSGDSYTTVSRYVFDGDRAEIRAKTVDQALEDLLAELEAR; translated from the coding sequence ATGAACGACGACATCGACCGCGAGCTGCCGATGGCCGTCGGCGACGCGCTTCGCGACCGCGAGGAGCTGCTCGCAGTCGCCGAGTCCTGTACCGGCGGGCTGATCGGCGCCGCGATCACGGCCGTGCCGGGCGCGAGCGACTACTTCGATTCGGGGTTGACGACCTACGCCTACGACGCCAAGCGCCGCCATCTCGGCGTCAGTCGCGAGTCGCTCGACGACCACGGCGCGGTCTCGGAACCCGTCGCCCGCGAGATGGCACAGGGGATCCGGGACGTGACCGATGTCACCTGGGGCGTCGCGACGACCGGCGTCGCCGGTCCCACCGGCGGGACCGAGGCGAACCCGGTCGGCACCGTCTACATCGGCGTCGCCCACGCCGCCCCGTGGGACAGCGGGGACTCCTACACCACCGTCTCCCGGTACGTCTTCGACGGCGACCGGGCCGAAATCCGCGCGAAGACCGTCGATCAAGCCCTCGAGGACCTGCTCGCCGAACTCGAGGCGCGGTGA
- a CDS encoding metal-dependent hydrolase codes for MNKKGHVLNAVLLSIGLGYLLEPSGSLETFRTIAMIGVPVTLGALFPDVDTAFGKHRKTLHNLPILLGFLAFPYVFGNLEYVWVGVLTHYVLDVAGSKRGIALFYPLWKKEFGLPIGVAVSSKRADLMMVIVTVAELALVALVVFRVPQWGFELGRQGLGL; via the coding sequence ATGAACAAGAAGGGACACGTGTTGAACGCCGTGCTGTTGAGCATCGGGCTGGGGTATCTGCTCGAGCCATCGGGGAGTCTGGAGACGTTCAGAACCATCGCGATGATCGGCGTGCCGGTGACGCTGGGGGCGCTCTTTCCGGACGTCGACACCGCCTTCGGCAAACACCGGAAGACGCTGCACAACCTGCCGATCCTCCTTGGCTTTCTGGCCTTTCCGTACGTCTTCGGGAACCTCGAGTACGTCTGGGTCGGCGTCCTGACCCATTACGTCCTCGACGTAGCGGGGAGCAAGCGCGGGATCGCGTTGTTTTATCCGCTCTGGAAGAAGGAGTTCGGGCTGCCCATCGGGGTCGCAGTCAGCAGCAAGCGCGCCGACCTCATGATGGTGATCGTCACCGTCGCCGAACTCGCACTGGTCGCGCTGGTCGTCTTTCGGGTTCCACAGTGGGGATTCGAGCTGGGTCGGCAGGGGCTCGGGCTGTAA
- a CDS encoding DMT family transporter: protein MSWPLLFVAGCFEIAWAIGLAYSDGLSRPVPTLVTGVAMLVSVVFLARAVEELPVGTAYAVWTGIGAVGTASLGIVLFDEPATLARIGFIGLIVVGIVGLHLVSGGP, encoded by the coding sequence ATGTCGTGGCCCCTCCTGTTCGTCGCCGGTTGTTTCGAGATCGCGTGGGCGATCGGACTCGCGTACTCCGACGGCCTCTCGCGGCCAGTGCCCACGCTCGTGACCGGGGTCGCGATGCTCGTCAGCGTCGTCTTCCTCGCGCGGGCCGTCGAAGAGCTTCCAGTCGGGACGGCCTATGCGGTCTGGACGGGTATCGGGGCCGTCGGGACCGCATCGCTCGGAATCGTCCTCTTCGACGAGCCCGCGACGCTCGCCAGAATCGGGTTCATCGGCCTGATCGTCGTCGGGATCGTCGGGCTCCATCTCGTCAGCGGCGGGCCGTGA
- a CDS encoding DUF7139 domain-containing protein, which produces MTSLTEVYDGTASGVTSRRLYAGTTLVILGAILAVVAVLAATTDLVGGYAAALSSGMAAQYATVRAAGVLAGLAVPTALVGVFIVLPASRRVQAAAAISVSLCLLGVALFWYAYPHHWRNYGQQLTFEVSVVYLLGLLPAIWCLFAAVATFKRRNDPGGNLEMNVTRHNRTVLEVEESNDDGGLGGIGFLGGTPDGDVETQTNADADADGTSLSYEEAPADGRTTTRSATASRSTGATGRTVGAATSDGGSAASDISSPLEGGDAEIVESESAGPTEPTDRYCGNCEHFEYVRSSEGMVPYCARHETAMDDMDACEEWTPNR; this is translated from the coding sequence ATGACTAGCCTGACGGAGGTCTACGACGGGACCGCATCGGGGGTGACGAGTCGCCGGCTGTACGCCGGCACGACGCTCGTGATCCTCGGTGCGATCCTGGCCGTCGTGGCCGTCCTTGCGGCCACGACCGACCTCGTCGGCGGATACGCGGCTGCTCTCTCGAGCGGGATGGCGGCCCAGTACGCGACCGTCCGCGCCGCGGGGGTGTTGGCCGGCCTCGCCGTCCCGACGGCCCTCGTCGGCGTCTTCATCGTATTGCCGGCCAGCCGTCGCGTCCAGGCCGCGGCCGCGATCAGCGTGAGCCTCTGCCTGCTCGGGGTCGCGCTCTTCTGGTACGCCTACCCCCACCACTGGCGCAACTACGGCCAGCAACTGACCTTCGAGGTCTCGGTGGTCTACCTGCTCGGACTCCTCCCCGCGATCTGGTGTCTGTTCGCCGCCGTCGCTACGTTCAAACGGCGCAACGATCCCGGCGGGAACCTCGAGATGAACGTCACCCGCCACAACAGGACCGTCCTCGAGGTCGAGGAGAGCAACGATGACGGCGGTCTGGGCGGGATCGGCTTCCTCGGCGGGACCCCCGACGGTGACGTCGAGACACAGACCAACGCGGATGCCGACGCGGACGGCACGTCGCTGTCCTACGAGGAGGCCCCGGCCGATGGCCGGACCACGACCCGATCGGCGACTGCATCGCGATCGACCGGCGCCACCGGGCGAACCGTCGGCGCTGCGACCAGCGACGGCGGCTCGGCGGCTTCGGACATCTCCTCGCCGCTCGAGGGCGGCGACGCCGAGATCGTCGAATCCGAGTCCGCGGGCCCGACCGAGCCGACGGACCGCTACTGCGGGAACTGCGAACACTTCGAGTACGTCCGCTCCTCGGAGGGGATGGTCCCCTACTGTGCCCGCCACGAGACGGCCATGGACGACATGGACGCCTGCGAGGAGTGGACGCCGAACCGGTAG
- a CDS encoding DUF5789 family protein, with translation MSDDDEDAEPAVELGSHTPVEGAPLARVSSRLTWPKEKSEVERMEGESVLRTPDGPRELSTILESVDETYFQRKREFEGHVRDVIGTGPIPTADE, from the coding sequence ATGAGCGACGACGACGAGGACGCGGAGCCAGCCGTCGAACTCGGATCACACACGCCCGTCGAGGGCGCACCGCTTGCCCGCGTGAGTTCGCGGCTGACCTGGCCCAAGGAGAAAAGCGAGGTGGAGCGAATGGAGGGCGAGTCGGTCCTTCGGACGCCGGACGGTCCCCGCGAGCTATCGACGATCCTCGAGTCGGTCGACGAAACGTACTTCCAGCGCAAACGGGAGTTCGAGGGCCACGTCCGGGACGTGATCGGGACCGGCCCGATTCCGACCGCCGACGAGTAA
- a CDS encoding CPBP family glutamic-type intramembrane protease, with product MGSESDRRAVRWLRQRLSLSWVQKSLLLGALLTALWMRFVPDRLDDRLLVDGILLIGGPLALGLSHGRHVGWRVDRTAVRNAALLGLFVLPFYLVGSTLPTIRAYYPIWETSAAPAAFVPHAIKLFVLALAAETYYRGLLCVGVRELGFGAVFISPVVYMLHHTSKPPIEFLLSGPTDVLFGAVDYTSDSILPSVVAHGGGLVLLDWLVIHEPLFDPAPVLHVLEALPLPI from the coding sequence GTGGGATCCGAGTCGGATCGACGCGCTGTGCGCTGGCTTCGCCAGCGGTTGAGCCTCTCCTGGGTACAGAAGTCGTTACTGCTCGGAGCGCTCCTGACGGCCCTGTGGATGCGGTTCGTCCCCGACAGGCTGGACGATCGACTCCTCGTGGACGGCATCCTCCTGATCGGCGGGCCGCTCGCACTGGGGCTGTCCCACGGACGACACGTCGGGTGGCGGGTCGACCGGACAGCGGTCAGGAACGCGGCCCTGCTCGGACTGTTCGTGTTGCCGTTCTATCTCGTCGGCTCGACGTTGCCGACGATCCGCGCGTACTACCCGATCTGGGAGACGTCGGCCGCGCCGGCCGCGTTCGTCCCCCACGCGATCAAGCTGTTCGTCCTCGCACTGGCCGCCGAGACCTACTATCGGGGGCTGTTGTGTGTCGGGGTCAGGGAACTGGGCTTCGGCGCGGTGTTTATCAGCCCCGTCGTCTACATGCTTCACCACACGTCGAAGCCGCCGATCGAGTTCCTGCTGTCGGGGCCGACCGACGTCCTGTTCGGTGCCGTCGACTACACCTCAGACTCGATTCTCCCCTCCGTGGTCGCCCACGGCGGCGGGCTCGTCTTACTGGACTGGTTGGTGATTCACGAGCCGCTGTTCGATCCGGCCCCGGTCCTGCACGTCCTCGAGGCACTCCCGCTCCCGATCTAA
- a CDS encoding AI-2E family transporter encodes MDARTSFFALLVSVLAGVAALLVRPLLEYVLGACLLAVVLRPAYERLAPRLGERLAALALTAFVIVAGLVPLALVSLIVVRTTASTLENVSIEGITAYGSEVARTELGIEAESVAVVESALQARVQEMGSNVVDVTLEQSVWLLSTAVDVAIGTVAFVFLLYYLLVDGPALLAWLRRTVPLEAAVLDELFAEVHTVTWAVLRSHVLVAVVQGTLGGIGLALLGVPSATVLAVVLLFASFLPTVGVWLVWGPVTIAHATADGPASGAVLLGYGLVVLAVADYYLRSILVDRRSGLHPALALLGVIGGVSLFGIVGLFAGPVILGAFVAALRVANRRLEPVSTESGTEIERDSPIVETER; translated from the coding sequence ATGGACGCCCGGACGTCGTTTTTCGCCCTCCTCGTCTCCGTCCTCGCCGGCGTCGCCGCCCTGTTGGTCCGCCCGCTGCTCGAGTACGTCCTCGGTGCCTGCCTGCTCGCGGTCGTCCTCCGACCCGCGTACGAACGGCTAGCACCGCGGCTCGGCGAGCGTCTCGCCGCGCTCGCACTGACCGCCTTCGTGATCGTCGCCGGCCTCGTGCCGCTCGCGCTCGTCTCGCTCATCGTCGTTCGAACGACTGCCTCGACGCTCGAGAACGTCTCGATCGAGGGGATCACCGCGTACGGGAGCGAGGTGGCACGTACCGAACTCGGTATCGAAGCGGAGTCGGTGGCAGTCGTCGAATCGGCACTGCAGGCACGGGTCCAGGAGATGGGGTCTAATGTCGTAGACGTTACGCTCGAACAGTCGGTCTGGCTCCTCTCGACGGCCGTCGACGTCGCGATCGGAACGGTCGCGTTCGTGTTTTTGCTGTACTATCTGCTCGTCGACGGGCCCGCATTGCTCGCCTGGCTGCGCCGGACGGTCCCGCTCGAGGCGGCCGTCCTCGACGAGTTGTTCGCTGAGGTCCACACGGTCACGTGGGCAGTGCTTCGCAGTCACGTTCTCGTGGCGGTGGTGCAGGGAACGCTCGGCGGGATCGGATTGGCTCTGCTCGGCGTGCCCTCCGCGACCGTCTTGGCGGTGGTCCTGTTGTTCGCGTCGTTCCTGCCGACGGTCGGTGTCTGGCTCGTCTGGGGACCGGTTACGATCGCCCACGCGACCGCGGACGGGCCGGCGAGCGGGGCCGTCCTGCTCGGCTATGGGCTCGTCGTGCTGGCCGTCGCCGACTACTACCTCCGATCGATCCTCGTCGATCGCCGGTCCGGGCTCCATCCGGCCCTGGCCTTGCTCGGCGTCATCGGCGGGGTTTCGCTCTTTGGCATCGTCGGCCTGTTCGCCGGCCCGGTGATCCTCGGGGCGTTCGTCGCCGCGTTGCGGGTCGCGAACCGCCGTCTCGAGCCGGTCTCGACCGAGTCGGGAACCGAGATCGAACGGGACTCCCCGATCGTCGAGACGGAGCGATAA
- the arcD gene encoding arginine/ornithine antiporter ArcD — protein MTFDFTPTTIDDIAPERRPSFALALVPVFAVVAFLGVGSAVLGLDPHVPLLWSIVFVGAFGIYLGYDWPELSDGVANGLLMGIQALLIIFTIYALIATWVEAGTIPAMMYYGLELLTPSVFLPVAAILAAVVAFSIGSSWTTVGTLGVAFVGIGAGLGVPAPMTVGAVISGAYAGDKQSPLSDTTNLAAGVTNTPLYDHIRRMRTGTAVAFGLSVAGFAVLGLQAAGEIPTDRVVEIQTAIAGAYDLSVLVFLPLVVTFGLALYGYPALPTLVAGVFAGVITSIAVQGTGFVAAWEVFMSGTAPETGTDLVNDLLATGGLTGSAWTITVVVAALSLGGLLERTGVLAVLAHRLSQGVRSSGSLIAGTGASAILVNVLTAQQYMSIVLPGLTLRNLYEEFDLDSEELSRAVEAAGTPTGALLPWHAGGVFMASATGVPTLEYAPFYLFGLLSPLVLFVMAFSGLGVPTTSRREQPNYAD, from the coding sequence ATGACATTCGACTTCACACCGACGACGATCGACGACATAGCGCCCGAACGGCGGCCGTCGTTCGCGCTCGCGCTCGTTCCGGTCTTCGCAGTCGTCGCCTTCCTCGGGGTCGGATCGGCCGTCCTCGGGCTCGATCCGCACGTCCCGCTGCTGTGGAGTATCGTCTTCGTCGGCGCGTTCGGCATCTATCTCGGCTACGACTGGCCCGAACTCTCCGACGGCGTCGCAAACGGCCTCCTGATGGGGATCCAGGCGCTTTTGATCATCTTTACGATCTACGCGCTGATCGCCACCTGGGTCGAGGCGGGAACGATCCCGGCGATGATGTACTACGGCCTCGAACTGCTCACGCCATCGGTCTTCCTGCCCGTCGCGGCGATACTGGCAGCTGTCGTGGCGTTCTCGATCGGCTCCTCGTGGACCACGGTCGGGACGCTCGGGGTCGCGTTCGTGGGAATCGGCGCGGGGCTGGGCGTTCCCGCACCGATGACCGTCGGCGCGGTCATTTCGGGTGCCTACGCCGGCGACAAGCAGTCGCCGCTGTCGGACACGACCAACCTCGCGGCCGGCGTGACGAACACGCCGCTGTACGACCACATCCGTCGCATGCGAACGGGAACGGCCGTCGCCTTTGGCCTCTCCGTGGCCGGGTTCGCCGTTCTCGGACTGCAGGCCGCCGGCGAGATTCCGACCGACCGCGTCGTCGAGATCCAGACCGCGATCGCGGGCGCGTACGACCTCTCGGTCCTCGTCTTCCTGCCGCTCGTGGTCACCTTCGGACTGGCCCTCTATGGCTACCCCGCGCTCCCGACGCTCGTCGCCGGCGTCTTCGCCGGCGTCATCACCTCGATCGCGGTGCAGGGCACTGGCTTCGTCGCCGCCTGGGAAGTCTTCATGAGCGGAACCGCTCCCGAAACCGGGACCGACCTCGTGAACGACCTCCTCGCGACCGGCGGGCTCACCGGCTCGGCCTGGACGATCACCGTCGTCGTCGCCGCGCTCTCGCTCGGCGGCCTCCTCGAGCGGACCGGCGTCCTGGCGGTGCTGGCCCATCGCCTCTCGCAGGGCGTCCGCAGTTCCGGGAGCCTGATCGCCGGCACCGGCGCGTCGGCGATCCTCGTCAACGTGCTGACCGCACAACAGTACATGAGCATCGTCCTGCCGGGGCTGACGCTGCGGAACCTCTACGAAGAGTTCGACCTCGACAGCGAGGAACTCTCGCGGGCCGTCGAGGCCGCCGGGACGCCGACCGGTGCCTTGCTCCCCTGGCACGCCGGCGGCGTCTTCATGGCCTCCGCGACCGGCGTCCCCACCCTCGAGTACGCGCCGTTTTACCTGTTCGGGCTGTTGTCGCCGCTCGTGCTGTTCGTGATGGCGTTTTCCGGTCTGGGCGTGCCGACGACGAGTCGGCGCGAGCAGCCCAACTACGCCGACTGA
- the nreA gene encoding DNA repair protein NreA translates to MRLDDYIEELEPDEEAERRRLAKEKSYAITDHLEEFERQFDDALSGDTLVGSTAPSIFVGRSNYPDIPVGLLSPVGNESDAEEYVTDGDWYRQGYAIDDVLQRRTGLLNSNKRANVDSPSIASRLTPSVHDTWDGFVGVQREVAIADRPVDLEIGLDDTPDLGLDAGTDVATPRGPRANARNADLTENPHVPRPVKKTLEDDDWQAEGAMTYLYRRGFDVYEINSILSAGALGQTKQRRLVPTRWSITAVDDTVGKFLRGSIRNAPSIDEVQVWANEYVGNRYWIVLAPGNWEFELVEMKAPGSIWNPNPEDDLWMASASEGYEGRSSYVEETAGAYYAARLGVLEYLESIGRQAKCLVLREVSDDYWAPVGVWQVRESVRNAFEGQYGEAETFHDAVSEVATQLPVPLARLRRKSELAAGLQANLSAFSSRT, encoded by the coding sequence ATGCGCCTCGACGACTACATCGAGGAGTTAGAGCCCGACGAGGAGGCCGAGCGTCGCCGCCTCGCGAAGGAGAAATCCTACGCGATCACGGACCACTTGGAGGAGTTCGAACGGCAGTTCGACGACGCCTTGAGCGGCGATACGCTCGTCGGCTCGACCGCGCCCTCGATCTTCGTCGGGCGGTCGAACTACCCCGATATCCCCGTCGGGCTGCTCTCGCCCGTCGGCAACGAAAGCGACGCCGAAGAGTACGTCACCGATGGCGACTGGTATCGACAGGGGTACGCGATCGACGACGTCCTCCAGCGCCGGACCGGCCTCCTGAACTCCAACAAACGGGCCAACGTCGACTCGCCGTCGATCGCGAGCCGGCTGACCCCCTCGGTCCACGACACGTGGGACGGCTTCGTCGGCGTCCAGCGCGAGGTCGCCATCGCCGATCGCCCGGTCGACTTAGAGATCGGGCTGGACGACACGCCCGACCTCGGACTGGACGCGGGAACGGACGTTGCGACGCCCCGGGGCCCTCGAGCCAACGCCCGGAACGCGGACCTCACCGAGAACCCCCACGTCCCGCGGCCGGTCAAGAAGACCTTAGAGGACGACGACTGGCAGGCCGAGGGCGCGATGACCTATCTCTATCGCCGTGGCTTCGACGTCTACGAGATCAATTCGATCCTCTCCGCGGGTGCGCTCGGACAGACGAAACAGCGCCGGCTCGTCCCGACGCGGTGGTCGATCACGGCCGTCGACGACACCGTCGGGAAGTTCCTGCGCGGGTCCATTCGGAACGCGCCCAGCATCGACGAGGTGCAGGTCTGGGCCAACGAATACGTCGGTAACCGCTACTGGATCGTCCTGGCGCCGGGCAACTGGGAGTTCGAACTCGTCGAAATGAAAGCGCCGGGCAGCATCTGGAACCCAAACCCCGAAGACGACCTCTGGATGGCCAGCGCCTCGGAGGGCTATGAGGGCCGCTCGAGCTACGTCGAGGAGACCGCCGGTGCCTACTACGCGGCCCGGCTGGGCGTGTTGGAGTATCTCGAGTCGATCGGCCGGCAGGCGAAGTGTCTCGTCCTGCGGGAGGTAAGCGATGACTACTGGGCTCCCGTCGGCGTCTGGCAGGTCCGCGAGAGCGTCCGCAACGCCTTCGAGGGCCAGTACGGCGAGGCCGAAACCTTCCACGACGCGGTCTCGGAGGTCGCGACGCAGTTGCCGGTGCCGCTCGCCCGACTGCGCCGCAAGTCCGAACTCGCGGCCGGACTGCAGGCGAACCTGAGCGCCTTCTCGAGTCGAACCTGA
- a CDS encoding HVO_2753 family zinc finger protein: protein MSTTDDRETRSCVSCGLNIAGTNAAAFKCPDCGEQIYRCAKCRKQSNLYECPDCGFMGP from the coding sequence ATGAGTACGACCGACGACCGAGAGACGCGTTCCTGCGTCTCCTGTGGGCTCAACATCGCGGGCACGAACGCCGCCGCGTTCAAATGCCCCGACTGCGGCGAGCAGATCTACCGCTGTGCCAAGTGTCGCAAGCAGAGCAACCTCTACGAGTGCCCCGACTGCGGGTTCATGGGTCCGTAA
- a CDS encoding elongation factor 1-beta: MGKVAAKIKVMPDSPEIDLDALQERLESALPEGAKINGVERDDVAFGLVALYPTVIVPDGSGGTETVEENFGDVDGVESVEVENVGRI, translated from the coding sequence ATGGGTAAGGTAGCCGCCAAAATCAAGGTCATGCCGGACAGCCCCGAAATCGATCTGGACGCGCTTCAGGAGCGCCTCGAGAGTGCCCTCCCCGAGGGTGCGAAGATCAACGGCGTCGAACGCGACGATGTCGCGTTCGGGCTCGTCGCGCTCTACCCCACCGTGATCGTCCCTGACGGTTCGGGCGGCACGGAGACCGTCGAGGAGAACTTCGGCGACGTCGACGGCGTCGAAAGCGTCGAAGTCGAAAACGTCGGCCGAATATAA
- a CDS encoding MBL fold metallo-hydrolase: MATDERDAGVHVLPLTVEYGGREITITPTLVETERGPILIDAGPEGAREGIRTHLRSLGYELTDVWLILITHHDGDHAGGLAALLEDVDAVVATHRAEAPYVRGEREPIKGDGDRYPPAAVDIELAAGVRFPTLAGPMEVVATPGHAPGHVSLYLPEGNLLIAGDALVADGDEPLSGPKPHFTPEMEQATESVGRLADREIDHVVCFHGGYVDRGSERIREIHEELRA; this comes from the coding sequence ATGGCGACTGATGAACGCGACGCGGGCGTCCACGTGCTGCCGCTGACGGTGGAGTACGGCGGTCGAGAGATAACCATCACGCCGACGCTCGTCGAGACCGAGCGCGGCCCGATCCTGATCGACGCCGGCCCGGAGGGGGCCCGCGAGGGGATTCGAACGCACCTGCGGTCGCTCGGCTACGAACTGACGGACGTGTGGCTGATTCTGATTACGCACCACGACGGCGATCACGCCGGCGGCCTCGCGGCCTTGCTCGAAGACGTCGATGCAGTCGTCGCGACCCATCGGGCGGAAGCGCCGTACGTGCGCGGCGAGCGCGAACCGATCAAGGGCGACGGCGACCGGTATCCGCCGGCTGCTGTCGACATCGAACTAGCAGCTGGCGTTCGGTTCCCGACGCTGGCCGGGCCGATGGAGGTCGTGGCGACACCGGGACACGCACCTGGCCACGTCTCGCTATACCTCCCCGAGGGGAACCTGCTGATCGCCGGCGACGCGCTCGTCGCGGACGGTGACGAGCCGCTATCCGGGCCAAAACCCCACTTCACGCCGGAGATGGAGCAGGCGACCGAATCGGTCGGGCGACTGGCCGATCGCGAGATCGATCACGTGGTGTGCTTTCACGGCGGTTACGTGGATCGGGGGTCCGAGCGGATTCGAGAGATCCACGAGGAGCTGCGAGCGTAA
- a CDS encoding cystathionine gamma-synthase: protein MDDDHDSRIETRSIHAGQEPDSETGALMTPIHANSTYKQDAPGDHRGYEYSRTGNPTRTDLEENLASLENAEYGRAFASGMAAINTVLNLLEAGDHVVTGNDVYGGTHRIFTQVYEDYDLEFSFVDMTDLDEIEAAFREETALLWLETPTNPLMSIVDIEGAAEIAHDHDALCAIDNTFATPYLQRPLDLGADIVSHSLTKYLGGHSDVVGGALLTNDGALDERLGFYQNSVGATPGPFESFLVLRGTKTLPVRMDRHCENARAIAEWLADHPDVERVYYPGLESHPGHEIAAEQMDDFGGMLSFELDASLEQASEVVSNTEIFTLAESLGGVESLIEQPAPMTHAAIPREERLAAGLSDSLIRVSVGIEHVDDLIADLEQAIDAALA, encoded by the coding sequence ATGGACGACGACCACGACAGTCGGATCGAGACTAGATCCATCCACGCCGGTCAGGAGCCCGATTCCGAGACGGGCGCACTGATGACGCCGATTCACGCGAACTCCACGTACAAGCAGGACGCCCCGGGGGATCACCGCGGCTACGAGTACTCCCGTACCGGGAACCCCACGCGTACCGATCTCGAGGAAAACCTCGCGAGCCTCGAGAACGCCGAATACGGCCGGGCCTTCGCCAGCGGGATGGCCGCGATCAACACCGTCCTGAACCTGCTCGAGGCCGGCGACCACGTCGTCACCGGCAACGACGTCTACGGCGGCACCCACCGCATCTTCACGCAGGTCTACGAGGACTACGACCTCGAGTTTTCCTTCGTCGATATGACCGACCTCGACGAGATCGAGGCGGCGTTCCGAGAGGAGACGGCACTGCTCTGGCTCGAGACGCCGACGAACCCGCTCATGTCGATCGTCGACATCGAGGGGGCGGCCGAGATCGCCCACGATCACGACGCGCTGTGTGCGATCGACAACACGTTCGCGACGCCGTACCTCCAGCGGCCGCTCGATCTCGGTGCCGACATCGTCTCCCACTCCCTGACGAAGTACCTCGGCGGCCACTCCGACGTCGTCGGCGGAGCCCTCCTGACCAACGACGGGGCACTCGACGAGCGACTCGGCTTCTACCAGAACTCCGTCGGCGCGACGCCCGGCCCCTTCGAGTCCTTTCTCGTCCTCCGGGGCACCAAGACCCTGCCCGTCCGGATGGATCGACACTGCGAAAACGCCCGCGCGATCGCCGAGTGGCTCGCCGACCACCCCGACGTCGAGCGGGTCTACTATCCCGGCCTCGAGTCCCACCCCGGCCACGAGATCGCCGCCGAGCAGATGGACGACTTCGGCGGCATGCTGAGCTTCGAACTCGACGCGAGTCTCGAGCAAGCGAGCGAGGTCGTCTCGAACACCGAGATCTTCACGCTCGCGGAGAGCCTCGGCGGCGTCGAGAGCCTGATCGAACAGCCAGCGCCGATGACCCACGCCGCCATTCCACGGGAGGAGCGGCTCGCGGCCGGCCTCTCGGACAGCCTGATCCGCGTCTCCGTGGGAATCGAACACGTCGATGACCTGATCGCCGACCTCGAGCAGGCAATCGACGCCGCACTCGCTTGA
- a CDS encoding DUF655 domain-containing protein, with protein MSEADRDEMDVRRAVVLDYLAHGLSDDGRPQYAKSPAGYAVGIEDFQLYQVAFDEDERLTIGSEVVVEPAAERDIVTECHRVEYEDLSSGAQSELEYVVQDLVEENEQRFVDFYNDAQPITLRLHQLNLLPGIGKKLRNGILDERKRKPFESFEELSERVSGLHDPDEILVERILEELRDDDLKYQTFVGRREQEQNQ; from the coding sequence ATGAGCGAAGCTGATCGCGATGAGATGGACGTTCGTCGGGCGGTCGTGTTGGACTACCTCGCACACGGGCTGTCGGACGACGGCCGACCGCAGTACGCCAAGTCTCCGGCAGGGTACGCCGTCGGAATCGAGGACTTTCAGCTCTATCAGGTCGCCTTCGACGAGGACGAACGGCTCACGATCGGCAGCGAGGTCGTCGTCGAACCGGCCGCCGAGCGCGACATCGTCACCGAGTGTCACCGGGTCGAGTACGAGGACCTCTCCTCGGGCGCGCAGTCGGAACTCGAGTACGTCGTCCAGGATCTGGTCGAGGAGAACGAACAGCGGTTCGTCGACTTCTACAACGACGCCCAGCCGATCACGCTGCGACTCCACCAGCTGAACCTGCTGCCGGGGATCGGGAAGAAACTCCGCAACGGCATCTTGGACGAGCGAAAGCGCAAACCCTTCGAGAGCTTCGAGGAACTGTCCGAGCGCGTCTCGGGGCTGCACGATCCCGACGAGATCCTCGTCGAGCGTATCCTCGAGGAACTGCGTGACGACGATCTCAAATACCAGACGTTCGTGGGACGACGCGAACAGGAGCAAAACCAGTAA